AATTGAGACCATATGTTACATTTTGAATTCTTTCGAATATTAGACTTCTTGATGATGGGCTGGTAAGTTATACTACGTATTAGGAGTAAATGCCAATACGTAGAAGTGCTAGGTTAATTCGGATATTAGTTCTTTTCCATAAAGGCTACAAGTTAACAAGATATGGAAATCTGAGGTATACTTACTGCACAGCAAGGCTATGGGGCCTGATGATAGTGGCTCAGTTGGGAAGACGTGCTTTCTAACAAAGGTAGAAAATGGGAGAGGGTGTGTGTTTGTGACCAATGATAGACGTTACCGTTCACACCTGAGAACTCAGGACAGAACTTTCTTTGACAGATAAAGGCAAGCCACGTCACCAGCTCTCCTTCTCGCCTTTGAATCTCCACCTATTTTCACTCTCACAATACCAGCTTGCTCCAGTTAGACGGCGAAGAACGCTTCTTCCCTATCATCACGACAATGGAACCAACAGCAAGCAAGACTGAGGGCTCCGTCCCAAATCCCATGAGGCCAGAGCCACCAGTTCGGATCTTGGTCCAAACGTTGACCCACTTGGTTCCAGATAATGGCAACTTTGAGCGAACGGACTTTATACTGAACCGCATATGTCAACATCACTGGAACTGCGACCTCAGGGTTCCAAAATTCCACTGGGCTTCATACAACAATAAATTTGCTTTGAACAACCGACTTTGCTTCTTACTAGTTGATTATGGCCCGAATCTCAAAATGATGACGGTGTGCCTGTACTGTCCTATGAGTGGACAGGACAATCTCTGTAAGGTTCTGTTCAACTCGATAATCTCAGTGTGCACCTAACACCAGCTGCACAGGAAATCACTACCACAGTTAGCAAAAGACCAAAGATCCAGGCCAAGCTTAAAGAAGACGTTCCTTTCACGTATTGACGGCGATCGAAACGTGAGAAGCCTCCGATACGCAAGCTTGTAAAGTCAAGGCTCTATTGTGAGAAGAATCTTCTACTCTCTGAGATGGATCATATGAGGGAGAGCCCAGAGGATCTAAAGTGGCTCAAGACCCACGTCAGACCTAGGTTCTGGCGGAAGTTTGTGACGGAGGTCAATGCCAGCAAGCCTCCCGGTGCTCCAGATATTCAAGAATTGCcattttgttcatttttAGTCATCCAGTTCCCTTTTAAATTCTTTGCTTCTGGGTGGTTGACATTGAAGCGGATGCTCTCGAAACAAGTGCCTGAGGATCAAATCGCTGCCACCGGGGTGGtgatatataaaagaagTGACATCGTAGACCTCAGACGCCACAGTCACATAGCACGACTTCGCACGGTTGTGAGTCTCAACCTCGTCGGAGGTAAACGTTGTCAGGTATTTTCCTGACATGACCTTTGTGGAAAGTATATTCACAGTGGTTGATATCAATCGCCTGGGATCTCTAGTATGCAGAGAATACAAGCGTGCTGGGCCAATGCATGTAGCAGGACAGATCAAATCACATTTCAGTAACCAGACTATTCGCTTTAAGTGTTATCTACGGCCCTGGACCTAGTACCTAGCTCCGACGGATAGCAACGGAACGGGAAGGGAGCGCATCCAAGTAAAGATGTTCCTAATCATGTGGCAGGTAATCCATAGGCAATGTTTCAGTCGTCTATGAGCTGTTCATGGCTATATCCAAAGAGCTGCCTGCCATGAAAGCAAACCTCTAGCTCTTGTGACGTCCCAAACCCATGACGAAAAATCAACTTCTATGGAATCCGCTACAAGTTGACGTGGACGGCATGATGTAAAGGCCGTTTGCATAATACGATTGCTTCTTCCCATGTCGACAAGTAGAATCGAACCATCTTACGTGAAGTGGAATGTGGGGCAATAACTGAGAGGATATAAGTAGACTGATCCACAATATACACTGTAGTGGAGCTCGCAAACTAGTATTGAAATGGGGTAAAGGATATGGGCCCTGGTGCCGATCAACTCCACAGGCCTTGGATCGCCTCGGGCCTACCCCATAAAGATATTCACGCCGAGCATGTATGCTCATAGATTGCGCCACCAGCGCCAACATCACGTCCATTACAAACACCCCCTCTAGTTGGCGAATGGAGAATCCCTTCCGCGTGCATACTGGGGAACACGGCAGGACCAAAGTATAAAATCCCAATCCCATCTGCAGTATACTCTCCACATCTGCAGTCAAGCCGCTCAACCAAGATGCGCATCCAAGCCCTCACCCTGCTAGCCCTTGCTGCCCCCGCCCTTACCCACGGCACCTTCGAACATGATGACCTCGAAACGCAACTCCTCAAGCGCGACTTCTATACAATTGGCCGCCGCAGCCTCGAGTCCTGCGCGGGCAGCCTAAACTCGGACGGCACAAATAAGCGCGCCCTCCTGCAGAAGCGCTCCATGGTCGAGGTCCTCAACACACCCCACCTCTATACAGGCAACGGTATCGACCCAGACCACCCAGCCTCCGCCTTCGCCCATGAACACCACGTCCTCCTCGCCCCCTACGGCGACACGGGCCCCTACTATGTCCCGGGCGAGCTGATCCGCGACGACGCACgcgaagaccaagaaggCATCCCGATCATTGTCGAAGCCCAATTCATCGACTTCATCACCTGCAAGCCCATCCCTGGCATGTGGTGGGACATGTGGAACGCCAACGCCACAGGCGTCTACAGCGGGGTCATCAACGAAAGCAACGGCGACTTCACGGACCACAGCAACGTGAACAACACCTTCCTGCGCGCCGTCCAGCTCGCGGATGAGGATGGTGTGGCTCAGATCAAAACCATCTTCCCAGGCCACTACACAGGGCGCACGAACCACATCCACATCATCGCGCACACAGATGTCACCGTGCTCAAGAACGGGACTATCACAGGGGGTTCGATCGCCCACACAGGCCAgttcttcttcgaccaggACCTCATCGACAAGGTCTCGCAGACTTACCACTACACCCAGAACCCGTACCAGGTCACCGGCAATAAGCTCGACGACACCTTCCACCAGGAAACGGCGTACTCGGCCTCGGACCCGGTCTTTCACTACGAGTATCTCGGCGATAGCATTGAAGATGGGTTGTTCATGTGGGTGCGGATCGGGGTGAACGCGTCGGCCAACTGGGATGACGGAGTCGGTGAGCACAGCTTTACCTATGGCGCGGATGGCGGAAAGTACTCCTGTGGCACGGGGAGAATTGGAGCGAACTATACGACTGCGGACGAGGACTGCACGGGGAGCACGAATGTGGGTGACCTGCCTGGGGAGAATGGGCCCGGTCCGGCAGTTTACTCTGCGCCGCCGCCGATTGCTTGGGATAATGAGACGGATGAGGCGGAGCAGTCGGCGGCGAAGAGTTGGTTGGCGGTTGCCAATGGGTTGGCAGCTGCTACAGAGACTCCCACTGCTTAACCTGGCTTTTCCTGGGAGATACTTGTTCATGTGGTGTGATTGAAAGTTTGGAACTGTTTGACGCGTTGTATGGTGGGGATTCTGGATAGTATGAAAACAGCTAGCTACAAAATGACAACGAGTTCTATGGTACAGTTCCGGTCGTGATGTCCCAAATGTATCTACTAGTGTGTCGATTTGAGTCGGCAATCGCGCATCTGAAGAGGACTGGTCGATAATAGGGCTCCATGAGGTACACGCTGATGCACCTGCTCTCCGCGAAGGCAAGTAAGCTGCCTAACCATTGTTCTCTCTCAGGCTCTTTATTGACTCCCTTGTATTTACTCTATATGTTCAGTATCTACTGCCTCTGGTGAGTATGATCCAATATATTACCCTCGCCTTGTTTTTAAGAGTACACATCCTATTACCAGTATAGTAGTCACAGCCACTCCACCCTTTAATGGCTCCAATACAGTCAAAGAATCAACCAACTTAAATACAACTTCCATACCCCAACCCTCAATCAGTCCAACACAATAACATTCTTCCCCGGCTGCGTGCAGTTCATCAAAATGTTAATCGGGGGAAACGTCCCCCCAGCACTAAAAGCCAAactactatagttataaGTCGCGCTCAACATCATAATCTGGCCGACAGTGGTGCCAAACTCCTCCGCCAAATCCTTATATACGCCCCAGGTAAAGCTATACGGCTTTATCACACACGTGGTATCCTCACAAAGCGGCACCTTGATGAAATATCCAACAGGCAACTCATCCGTTGCCGTCATCCCCTCCTCCGTATTGCCCATCAGTGCGTCGACGGTGATATTGAGTCGCTGCGCGATTTTTTCGTACGTGTCCCCGTTGACGGTGTAGTAGAGGCGTGGCCCGCCGACGATACAGGTATTGGTTGCGTTGCCGGATAGCAGGCAGGAGGTGTTGTCGGGGTCGCACACTTCGGCGGGGATGATGAAGGTCTCGCCCACGTTGGGGGGGATGGTGACGTCCGCCATGAGGTTTTGACGGCCGATGTCACAGACGCCGCGCTTTGTGATGCGGGCGACGTCGAAGACGGTCGTGTTGGCTTCGGTGATGGGGTAGTAGTAGGTTGTTGTGTTGAGGGTGCTGGGGTCGCAGGTGGCAGTGGCTGGGCTGATGAGGGCCAGGGAGGCAGCCAGGCCTGCGAGGGTGAAGGCGGACTTCATGGTGACGATTGAGGAAGAACAATTGAAGGATTGAATGAGAAAAATTGGGATGGGATAGGATAGGATAGCATGCTGCATGTGCGGTTTATAAACGCTGAGGGAGACCTACCTTGATAGTATCATCAGCAGGGGTGCCGGGGTTATTCCTCTGCGTACGTACACACAGTACATCTCCTACGCAATCGCATGCAGGGGTGCATTAGCCGGGATGAATGAACCATAGTTGGCCATCAGTGAATGTCAATGCAGTGATTACGAAGCCTGAAGATTAGAGGGAAGATACAAGGATCGGCGCCCTGTCGATCCCTCCACAATAGCCCTAATTAGTATGAAGTATTCCGCGTGGAGCCTCGCAAACTCCCCCCGGTTTAGGAATGGCCGCCGATCTTTTTTTgcaatatactccgtagggtTGTGAAGCTGAGTGTTCACATTACGAATCTCCGGCCGCGCATTCAACCAATTCCATCCGGACTAATGTTACGTTTAGCATGACGAGTTTGTGGAGAATCGGTGCCGCAATATGCCGCATATTGTGCAAATATTTATGGCCGAAAATCCGTGCAACAATATGTATATCGGGTCTTCGTGCAGCCCTGATTCCTGTCAGTATAGAACCAGTTCACCACCTCCTGCAACTATGCTCTCTCTCCTTGCTTCGCCCCTTCTGGCGCTAGCCATCGGCCCGTCTGCTGCATATGCAGCATGCCCCTATGCACAGCAGATGGGCCTCGACCTCAATGTTCGCGATATTCCACATTCACCTTCTCCGTCGGCTCATCAGAGTGGCCGCAGAGGTCTAGGCAAGGATGGTGTGATGCTCATGAACCGAATCGCGCCCGGCACATCCAAGCTCTACATCTCGGATATCGATGGAGGCAATGAGCGGCCACTCCTGTCAGATCCTGTGTTCGAATACCACGCCAGCTTCTCGCCAGACGGGCAGTGGGTTCTCTTCACCAGTGAACGCAACGGTGACGGAAACTCTGATATATGGCGTGTGCGCACCAAGGGGTCGGACCTGCAACCGCTTGTAACAACACCGGCTGTCGAAGACTCCGTCGTCCTCTCCACCAGTGGCACGCATGCTGCGTATGCCTCGACCGAAGGGATGATCGCCAACATTTGGGTCCTCGACCTGGTCACTGGCAATCGCTGGAACCTCACAGATACTCCTGCTATCGctgccaccaccaacaaaacTGTACCTCATGGCTACTTCAAGCCGGCATAGTCTCCAGACAGTCAGTGGATCGCCTTTTCTTCCGACCGCAATACGAAATGGGCTGGTCACGGCTGGGAGACGTTCATGGGCCTCAGCGGTTGGGAGCACACCCAGGAACTCTCGATCTTCGCCATTCGACCAGATGGAACCGGCTTCCGCAAGGTCATTGGCAAAGAGGGCTACGCCCTTGGCTCCCCCAGCTGGTCCGCAGACGGCAAGCGCATTGTCTACTACGAGATGACGCGCGAAACAACCTGGGACGCGCACAGCTCCTTCGACGTCAACTCGGCCAACTCCTCCATTGTCTCCGTGGACTTCGCTACCGGCACTGACCGCGTTGTTGAGGTGAACACCTCCGGCGTCAAGATTTACCCTCAGTACCTAGGCAGCACCAGCTCAATCGGCTACCTCCTCAAAGGCACCACGAAAGAAGGCATCTACAGCGGCACCACCTATTACAACACCACTGCCCGCTCCCCTGCCTGGTCCCCAGACGGCAAACGCGTCGTCTACGAAAAGGTCTCCTGGGATATCCGCCCCCAGAACAAACTCCTCTACAGCTGGGATGCCAACTGGACCTACCGCTTCACCGACGTCTTCCCAACCATCAACACCGCAGGCCGACAGCCATCACCCAAAAACAGCTCGGCGAATCCGCCGTCATCTCCCTCAACGCTACCGGCACAGACAGCGAAACCGTCTTCGACCCTGTAGCAAGGGGAATCCTCTCGCTCTCCTCCGTCGAACAGGGCACCTCCGGTGCCTTCCAGTCCTCCTAGTCCTCCGACGGGAACTGGCTCACCTACGGCGTCGGCTACTGGTTCGCCGGGCGCGCGTCCAACGGCGGGTGGATCGTGCGTTCCAAGGCCGACGGCAGCGAAGCAATGAACCTCACGACCAGCGCGATCCCACTCTCAGCAGGCGGCAACAATACCCTGAACACAGGCTTCCCCAGCTTCTCGCC
This DNA window, taken from Aspergillus flavus chromosome 5, complete sequence, encodes the following:
- a CDS encoding uncharacterized protein (expressed protein), with amino-acid sequence MSGKYLTTFTSDEVETHNRAKSCYVTVASEVYDVTSFIYHHPGGSDLILRHLFREHPLQCQPPRSKEFKRELDD
- a CDS encoding Intradiol ring-cleavage dioxygenase, giving the protein MRIQALTLLALAAPALTHGTFEHDDLETQLLKRDFYTIGRRSLESCAGSLNSDGTNKRALLQKRSMVEVLNTPHLYTGNGIDPDHPASAFAHEHHVLLAPYGDTGPYYVPGELIRDDAREDQEGIPIIVEAQFIDFITCKPIPGMWWDMWNANATGVYSGVINESNGDFTDHSNVNNTFLRAVQLADEDGVAQIKTIFPGHYTGRTNHIHIIAHTDVTVLKNGTITGGSIAHTGQFFFDQDLIDKVSQTYHYTQNPYQVTGNKLDDTFHQETAYSASDPVFHYEYLGDSIEDGLFMWVRIGVNASANWDDGVGEHSFTYGADGGNASTVILSRCAIFSYVSPLTV